The Verrucomicrobiia bacterium genome contains a region encoding:
- a CDS encoding HAD-IA family hydrolase yields the protein MSPIRAVTFDVAGTLIEPHPSVGAVYSAALRRLDVGTLLEAPALEIRFQEAWRARGAFDYSRVSWTGVLRRVFDGVVDPADFDRAFEAVWLRFAEADAWRVHDDVNPCLEFLRRRGIRRAVVSNWDERLHAVMHAIGLAPWFEFILPSVEGAGPKPEPRLFLEAVERLGLNPGEVLHVGDSFREDVQGAREAGLAVCWLRRGVAGSGLAPGSISTLGDLKTRL from the coding sequence ATGAGCCCCATCCGGGCGGTGACGTTCGACGTGGCCGGCACCCTGATCGAACCCCACCCCTCGGTGGGAGCCGTGTACTCCGCCGCGCTGCGGCGTCTGGACGTCGGGACGCTGCTGGAGGCCCCGGCACTGGAAATCCGTTTTCAGGAAGCCTGGCGGGCACGCGGGGCATTCGATTACTCCCGAGTGTCCTGGACCGGTGTGCTGCGTCGTGTGTTCGATGGCGTGGTGGATCCCGCCGATTTCGACCGGGCCTTTGAGGCCGTTTGGCTGCGGTTTGCGGAAGCGGATGCGTGGCGGGTTCACGACGATGTGAATCCGTGCCTTGAATTCCTGCGGCGGCGCGGGATTCGCAGGGCCGTGGTCTCCAATTGGGACGAGCGCCTCCACGCGGTGATGCATGCAATCGGACTCGCCCCCTGGTTTGAGTTCATCCTTCCTTCGGTGGAGGGGGCGGGTCCGAAGCCCGAGCCGCGCCTGTTCCTGGAGGCGGTGGAGCGCTTGGGGCTGAACCCGGGCGAAGTGCTGCACGTCGGCGACAGTTTTCGCGAAGATGTCCAGGGAGCTCGGGAGGCCGGACTGGCGGTTTGCTGGTTGCGCCGGGGT